One segment of Pseudomonas sp. FP2196 DNA contains the following:
- a CDS encoding ABC transporter substrate-binding protein: MKSNKTLLTTLLSMGLLASAGATQAAGWCESGKPVKFAGLNWESGMLLTDVLQVVLEKGYDCKTDSLPGNSITMENALSSNDIQVFAEEWVGRSEVWNKAEKAGKVVGVGAPVVGAVEGWYVPRYVIEGDAKRKLEPKAPDLKNIADLGKYAAVFKDAEEPSKGRFYNCPAGWTCELDNSEMLKSYGLESSYTNFRPGTGPALDAAVLSSYKRGEPILFYYWSPTPLMGQVDLVKLEEKPGVDKTVSIKVGLSKTFHDEAPELVAVLEKVNLPIDLLNQNLGRMAKERIESPKLAKIFLKEHPEVWHAWVSEDAAKKIDAAL, encoded by the coding sequence ATGAAATCGAACAAGACCCTGCTGACTACATTGCTGTCCATGGGCCTGTTGGCCAGCGCTGGCGCAACTCAAGCCGCCGGCTGGTGCGAATCGGGCAAACCGGTGAAATTCGCCGGTCTGAACTGGGAAAGCGGCATGCTGCTGACCGACGTCCTGCAAGTGGTGCTGGAAAAAGGTTACGACTGCAAGACCGACAGCCTGCCAGGCAACTCCATCACCATGGAAAACGCCCTGAGCAGCAACGACATTCAAGTGTTTGCCGAAGAGTGGGTCGGCCGCAGCGAAGTCTGGAACAAGGCCGAGAAGGCCGGCAAGGTGGTCGGGGTTGGCGCTCCGGTCGTCGGCGCCGTTGAAGGCTGGTACGTGCCGCGTTACGTGATCGAAGGCGATGCCAAGCGCAAGCTTGAGCCGAAAGCCCCGGATCTGAAAAACATTGCCGATCTGGGCAAATACGCCGCCGTGTTCAAAGACGCCGAAGAACCCTCCAAAGGCCGTTTCTACAACTGCCCGGCCGGCTGGACTTGTGAGCTGGACAACAGCGAAATGCTCAAAAGCTACGGCCTGGAAAGCAGCTACACCAACTTCCGTCCGGGCACGGGACCTGCGCTGGATGCGGCGGTGCTGTCGAGCTACAAGCGTGGCGAGCCGATCCTGTTCTACTACTGGTCGCCAACCCCGCTGATGGGCCAGGTCGATCTGGTCAAACTGGAAGAAAAACCGGGCGTCGACAAGACCGTGAGCATCAAGGTTGGCCTGTCGAAAACCTTCCACGACGAAGCCCCGGAACTGGTGGCGGTGCTGGAAAAGGTCAACCTGCCCATCGACCTGCTGAACCAGAATCTCGGGCGCATGGCGAAGGAACGTATCGAGTCGCCAAAACTGGCGAAAATCTTCCTCAAGGAACATCCTGAAGTCTGGCACGCCTGGGTGAGCGAAGACGCAGCCAAAAAGATCGACGCGGCCTTGTAG
- a CDS encoding proline/glycine betaine ABC transporter permease — protein sequence MFPESFTFSIADWVNGWVDSLVTNYGDVFRHISDTLLWAIVNLEGLLRAAPWWLMLAIVGVVAWHATRKVVTTAVIVGLLFLVGAVGLWDKLMQTLALMMVATIISVLIGIPLGILSARSNRLRSVLMPLLDIMQTMPSFVYLIPVLMLFGLGKVPAIFATVIYAAPPLIRLTDLGIRQVDGEVMEAINAFGANRWQQLFGVQLPLALPSIMAGINQTTMMALSMVVIASMIGARGLGEDVLVGIQTLNVGRGLEAGLAIVILAVVIDRITQAYGRPRHEVSK from the coding sequence ATGTTTCCCGAAAGCTTTACCTTTTCCATCGCCGACTGGGTCAACGGTTGGGTCGATTCGCTGGTCACCAACTACGGTGATGTGTTCCGTCACATCTCCGACACCCTGCTGTGGGCCATCGTCAATCTCGAAGGCCTGCTGCGTGCAGCGCCGTGGTGGTTGATGCTGGCGATTGTCGGTGTCGTCGCCTGGCATGCAACGCGCAAAGTCGTGACCACCGCCGTCATCGTCGGTCTGCTGTTCCTGGTGGGTGCTGTCGGCCTGTGGGACAAGCTTATGCAGACCCTGGCGCTGATGATGGTCGCAACGATCATTTCGGTGCTGATCGGCATACCGCTGGGGATTCTCTCGGCGCGCAGCAATCGCCTGCGTTCGGTGCTGATGCCGCTGCTCGACATCATGCAGACCATGCCAAGTTTCGTTTACCTGATCCCGGTGCTGATGCTGTTCGGCCTGGGTAAGGTCCCGGCGATTTTCGCCACGGTGATCTACGCCGCGCCACCGCTGATTCGCCTGACTGATCTGGGTATTCGTCAGGTCGACGGCGAAGTCATGGAAGCGATCAATGCCTTCGGTGCCAATCGCTGGCAGCAACTGTTCGGCGTGCAACTGCCGCTGGCCCTGCCGAGCATCATGGCCGGGATCAACCAGACCACCATGATGGCCCTGTCGATGGTGGTGATCGCCTCGATGATCGGCGCCCGTGGCCTGGGTGAAGATGTACTGGTGGGGATTCAGACCCTCAACGTCGGACGGGGTCTTGAGGCCGGTCTGGCGATCGTGATTCTCGCAGTGGTCATCGACCGCATTACTCAGGCGTACGGTCGGCCACGGCATGAGGTGAGCAAATGA
- a CDS encoding glycine betaine/L-proline ABC transporter ATP-binding protein: MSNATVSKIEVKNVFKIFGNRAKDALVMVGQGKTKDQVLNETGCVVGVNDLSLSIGTGEIFVIMGLSGSGKSTLVRHFNRLIDPTSGAILVDGVDILQYDMDALREFRRHKISMVFQSFGLLPHKTVLDNVAYGLKVRGESKQMCNERALHWINTVGLKGYENKYPHQLSGGMRQRVGLARALAADTDIILMDEAFSALDPLIRAEMQDQLLELQKTLHKTIVFITHDLDEAVRIGNRIAILKDGKLIQVGTPREILHSPADEYVDRFVQRRAAVV, from the coding sequence ATGAGCAACGCAACCGTGAGCAAGATCGAAGTCAAAAACGTCTTCAAGATTTTCGGCAACCGCGCCAAGGACGCCTTGGTCATGGTCGGCCAGGGCAAGACCAAGGATCAGGTGCTGAACGAAACCGGTTGCGTGGTCGGGGTCAACGACCTGTCGCTGAGCATCGGCACCGGCGAGATCTTCGTGATCATGGGCCTGTCCGGTTCCGGCAAGTCGACGCTGGTGCGCCATTTCAATCGCCTGATCGACCCGACCAGCGGCGCGATCCTGGTCGACGGCGTGGACATCCTGCAATACGACATGGACGCCCTGCGCGAATTTCGTCGGCACAAGATCAGCATGGTGTTCCAGAGCTTCGGCCTGCTGCCGCACAAGACCGTCCTCGACAACGTCGCCTACGGCTTGAAAGTGCGCGGCGAGAGCAAGCAGATGTGCAACGAACGCGCGCTGCACTGGATCAACACCGTGGGCCTCAAGGGCTACGAAAACAAATACCCGCACCAGCTTTCCGGCGGCATGCGTCAGCGTGTCGGCCTGGCCCGTGCATTGGCGGCAGACACCGACATCATCCTGATGGACGAAGCGTTCAGCGCCCTCGATCCGCTGATCCGCGCCGAGATGCAGGACCAGTTGCTGGAGCTGCAAAAGACTCTGCACAAGACCATCGTCTTCATCACCCACGACCTCGATGAGGCCGTGCGTATCGGCAACCGCATTGCGATTCTCAAGGACGGCAAGCTGATTCAGGTTGGTACGCCACGCGAGATCCTGCATTCGCCGGCGGATGAGTATGTTGACCGGTTCGTGCAGCGGCGGGCGGCGGTGGTCTGA
- the hutH gene encoding histidine ammonia-lyase, with product MSQAEKVVITGAHLRWQDVVAVARHGAQLELSGDTWARIENAQAIVQRIVVSGERAYGVNTGLGGLSNVSLKDEQLSQLSRNTLLSHACGVGPVLPDEQTRAIICAAIHNYSHGKSGLHRRVVEGLLALLNRGITPQVPSQGSVGYLTHMAHIGITLLGVGNVSYRGQVVSAQQALAEEGLQPVQLGAKDGLCLVNGTPCMTGLSCLAIADATRLVQWADVIGAMSFEAQRGQIDAFDAEIIALKPHPGMQQVGVNLRALLDGSEVIASSKGIRTQDALSIRSIPQVHGAARDQLEHAIKQVEAELNGCTDNPLLLGTPDDFRVMSQANPHGQSVAMAADLLAIAVAEIGSIAERRLDRLVNPHVSGLPAFLVANPGVNSGMMIVQYVAASLCAENRQLAQPAVLDNYVTSGLQEDHLSMGTTAALKLHRALENCTQILAIEYLLAAQAFEFLKAQRFGTGTDIAWRLLREKVPAYDQDRWLAPDIAAAASVLKTPNLLHNVLPNLH from the coding sequence ATGTCCCAGGCTGAAAAAGTCGTGATCACCGGCGCCCACCTGCGCTGGCAAGACGTAGTCGCCGTTGCCCGTCACGGCGCACAACTTGAGCTGTCGGGCGACACGTGGGCGCGCATCGAAAACGCTCAGGCCATCGTCCAGCGCATTGTCGTCAGCGGCGAGCGCGCTTATGGCGTCAACACCGGTCTGGGCGGGTTGTCCAACGTCTCGCTGAAAGACGAACAACTCAGCCAGCTCTCGCGCAACACCTTGCTCAGCCACGCCTGCGGCGTCGGTCCGGTACTGCCCGACGAGCAGACCCGCGCCATCATCTGCGCCGCGATCCACAACTACAGCCATGGCAAGTCCGGCCTCCATCGTCGGGTTGTCGAAGGGCTGCTGGCGTTGCTCAATCGCGGCATCACCCCACAAGTGCCGTCGCAAGGTTCGGTGGGTTATCTGACCCACATGGCACACATCGGCATCACGCTGCTCGGCGTGGGTAATGTCAGCTATCGCGGACAGGTTGTTTCTGCACAACAGGCCTTGGCCGAAGAGGGCCTGCAGCCGGTGCAACTGGGCGCGAAGGACGGTTTGTGCCTGGTCAACGGCACGCCGTGCATGACCGGCCTCAGCTGCCTGGCGATTGCCGACGCCACGCGTCTGGTGCAATGGGCCGATGTCATTGGCGCCATGAGTTTCGAAGCCCAGCGTGGGCAGATTGACGCGTTCGACGCCGAGATCATCGCGTTGAAACCGCATCCGGGCATGCAGCAAGTTGGCGTCAATCTGCGTGCGTTGCTTGATGGCAGTGAAGTGATTGCTTCGAGCAAGGGCATTCGCACTCAGGATGCGCTGAGCATTCGCTCGATCCCGCAGGTGCATGGCGCCGCGCGCGATCAACTCGAGCACGCCATCAAACAGGTCGAAGCCGAACTCAACGGCTGCACCGACAACCCGTTGCTGCTGGGTACGCCGGACGATTTCCGGGTCATGTCCCAGGCCAATCCGCACGGTCAGTCAGTGGCGATGGCGGCGGATCTGCTGGCGATCGCCGTGGCGGAAATCGGCTCGATTGCCGAGCGTCGTCTCGATCGTCTGGTTAACCCGCACGTCAGCGGTCTGCCGGCATTTCTGGTGGCCAATCCGGGGGTGAACTCCGGGATGATGATCGTGCAATACGTCGCCGCGTCGCTGTGCGCGGAAAACCGCCAATTGGCGCAACCGGCGGTGCTCGACAACTACGTCACCTCGGGCTTGCAGGAAGACCATCTGAGCATGGGCACCACTGCGGCGCTGAAGCTGCATCGGGCGCTGGAAAACTGCACGCAGATCCTCGCCATCGAATATCTGCTGGCGGCGCAGGCGTTTGAATTCTTGAAAGCGCAGCGCTTTGGCACGGGCACTGATATCGCGTGGCGCCTGCTGCGTGAGAAAGTCCCGGCCTACGATCAGGACCGTTGGCTGGCGCCGGATATCGCCGCCGCAGCGAGCGTTTTGAAAACCCCGAATTTGCTGCACAACGTATTACCGAATTTGCATTGA
- the hutH gene encoding histidine ammonia-lyase: MTALNLIPGQLSLAQLRDVFQHPVKLSLDNSASQQIEASVACVEQILAENRTAYGINTGFGLLASTRIASEDLENLQRSLVLSHAAGVGQPISDDLVRLIMVLKVNSLSRGFSGIRRVVIDALIALINAEVYPHIPLKGSVGASGDLAPLAHMSLVLLGEGKARYKGEWMEATEALKVAGLTPLTLAAKEGLALLNGTQVSTAFALRGLFEGEDLFAGAIALGGLTVEAVLGSRSPFDARIHAARGQKGQIDAAAAYRDLLGERSEVSDSHQNCEKVQDPYSLRCQPQVMGACLTQFRQAAEVLAVEANAVSDNPLVFAAEGDVISGGNFHAEPVAMAADNMALAIAEIGSLSERRISLMMDKHMSQLPPFLVANGGVNSGFMIAQVTAAALASENKALSHPHSVDSLPTSANQEDHVSMAPAAGKRLWEMAENTRGILAVEWLAAVQGLDLRNGLKTSAKLEQARAILRQEVPFYEKDRFFAPDINAATELLASRCLTELVPAKFLPSL, from the coding sequence ATGACTGCGCTAAACCTGATCCCCGGCCAACTGAGCCTGGCTCAACTGCGTGACGTTTTTCAGCATCCGGTCAAGCTGAGCCTCGATAACAGCGCATCGCAGCAGATCGAAGCCAGTGTTGCCTGCGTCGAGCAGATCCTCGCCGAAAACCGCACCGCCTACGGCATCAACACCGGTTTCGGCCTGCTGGCCTCGACGCGCATCGCCAGCGAAGACCTGGAAAACCTCCAGCGCTCGCTGGTGCTGTCGCATGCCGCCGGTGTGGGTCAGCCGATCAGCGATGACTTGGTGCGTCTGATCATGGTGCTCAAGGTCAACAGCCTCAGCCGTGGTTTCTCCGGCATCCGCCGCGTGGTGATCGATGCGCTGATTGCGCTGATCAATGCCGAGGTCTATCCGCACATTCCGCTGAAAGGTTCGGTGGGGGCTTCCGGTGACCTCGCGCCACTGGCGCATATGTCGCTGGTGCTGCTGGGCGAGGGCAAGGCGCGTTACAAGGGCGAGTGGATGGAAGCCACTGAAGCGCTGAAAGTGGCTGGCCTGACGCCGCTGACGCTGGCGGCGAAAGAAGGTCTGGCGCTGCTCAACGGCACTCAGGTGTCGACTGCGTTTGCCTTGCGTGGCCTGTTTGAAGGTGAAGATCTGTTTGCAGGCGCCATTGCACTGGGTGGTCTGACGGTTGAAGCGGTATTGGGTTCGCGCTCGCCGTTCGACGCACGTATCCATGCCGCCCGTGGCCAGAAAGGCCAGATCGATGCCGCCGCTGCTTACCGTGATCTTCTCGGTGAGCGCAGCGAAGTGTCCGATTCGCACCAGAACTGCGAGAAGGTCCAAGACCCGTACTCGCTGCGTTGCCAGCCACAAGTCATGGGCGCCTGCCTGACCCAGTTCCGTCAGGCTGCTGAAGTGTTGGCCGTCGAAGCCAACGCCGTATCGGATAACCCGTTGGTGTTCGCCGCTGAAGGCGATGTGATTTCCGGCGGCAACTTCCACGCCGAACCGGTGGCCATGGCCGCTGACAACATGGCCCTGGCCATCGCCGAAATCGGCTCGCTCAGCGAGCGCCGCATCTCGCTGATGATGGACAAGCACATGTCGCAACTGCCGCCGTTCCTGGTGGCCAATGGCGGGGTCAACTCCGGCTTCATGATCGCCCAGGTGACAGCGGCGGCACTGGCCAGTGAAAACAAGGCGCTGTCCCATCCGCATTCGGTGGACAGCCTGCCGACCTCGGCCAACCAGGAAGATCATGTGTCCATGGCGCCGGCTGCCGGCAAACGCCTGTGGGAAATGGCCGAGAACACTCGCGGGATTCTTGCGGTGGAGTGGCTCGCTGCGGTGCAGGGGCTGGACTTGCGTAACGGTCTGAAAACCTCGGCGAAGCTGGAACAGGCCCGGGCGATTTTGCGTCAGGAAGTGCCGTTCTACGAGAAGGACCGGTTCTTTGCGCCGGACATCAATGCGGCGACTGAGTTGTTGGCTTCGCGCTGCCTGACCGAGCTGGTGCCGGCGAAATTTTTGCCTAGCCTGTAA
- the hutI gene encoding imidazolonepropionase codes for MKTLWQHCHVATMAQGVYSIIEDAAIVTSGALIEWIGPRNQLPSGEYPAVNDLQGAWVTPGLIDCHTHTVFGGNRSGEFEKRLQGVSYAEIAAQGGGIASTVRATREASEDELFASAAKRLKSLMRDGVTTIEMKSGYGLDLANERKILRVIRRLAKELPISVRSTCLAAHALPPEYKDRADDYIDHICAEMLPALAAEGLVDAVDAFCEYLAFSPEQVERVFITAKELGLPVKLHAEQLSSLHGSSLAARYHALSADHLEFMDETDAIAMAASDTVAVLLPGAFYFLRETQLPPMDALRKHKVKIAIASDLNPGTSPALSLRLMLNMACTCFRMTPEEALAGATIHAAQALGMAETHGSLEVGKVADFVAWHIDRPADLAYWLGGDLDKRVVRHGVESSL; via the coding sequence ATGAAAACCCTCTGGCAACACTGCCACGTCGCAACCATGGCGCAAGGCGTCTACTCGATCATCGAGGATGCGGCCATCGTGACGTCCGGTGCGCTGATCGAGTGGATCGGCCCGCGTAATCAACTGCCCTCGGGCGAATACCCGGCGGTCAATGATCTGCAAGGCGCGTGGGTCACCCCCGGCCTGATCGACTGCCACACCCACACCGTGTTTGGCGGCAACCGCAGCGGTGAATTCGAAAAGCGTCTGCAAGGCGTCAGCTATGCCGAGATCGCGGCGCAGGGCGGTGGCATCGCCAGCACCGTGCGGGCGACCCGTGAAGCCAGCGAAGACGAATTGTTCGCCAGCGCCGCCAAACGCCTGAAAAGCCTGATGCGCGATGGCGTGACCACGATAGAAATGAAGTCCGGCTACGGCCTCGATCTGGCCAATGAACGCAAAATTCTGCGAGTCATCCGTCGCCTGGCCAAAGAGCTGCCGATCAGCGTGCGCAGCACCTGCCTCGCCGCTCACGCGCTACCCCCGGAATACAAGGATCGCGCCGACGATTACATCGATCACATCTGCGCCGAAATGTTGCCTGCTCTGGCTGCCGAAGGCCTGGTCGATGCCGTGGATGCGTTCTGCGAATACCTGGCGTTCTCTCCGGAACAGGTCGAGCGCGTGTTCATCACCGCTAAAGAATTAGGTTTGCCGGTGAAGCTGCATGCCGAGCAATTGTCGTCGCTGCACGGCTCCAGCCTGGCCGCGCGCTACCATGCGTTGTCCGCCGATCACCTGGAGTTCATGGACGAAACCGACGCCATCGCCATGGCCGCATCCGACACCGTCGCGGTGCTGCTGCCGGGCGCGTTCTACTTCCTGCGTGAAACCCAGCTGCCGCCGATGGACGCCTTGCGCAAGCACAAGGTCAAGATCGCCATCGCCAGCGATCTCAACCCCGGCACCTCGCCGGCGCTGTCGTTGCGCCTGATGCTGAACATGGCCTGCACCTGTTTCCGCATGACCCCGGAAGAAGCATTGGCCGGGGCGACCATTCATGCCGCCCAAGCACTGGGTATGGCCGAGACCCACGGTTCGCTGGAAGTCGGCAAGGTCGCGGATTTCGTCGCCTGGCACATTGATCGTCCGGCGGATCTGGCCTATTGGCTGGGCGGTGATCTGGACAAACGCGTCGTGCGTCACGGCGTTGAATCAAGTCTGTAG
- the hutG gene encoding N-formylglutamate deformylase, whose amino-acid sequence MDKVLSFKQGRVPLLISMPHAGLRLTPAVEAGLIPDAKSLPDTDWHIPQLYDFAEELGASTLAAQYSRFVIDLNRPSDDKPLYAGATTGLYPATLFDGIPLFKEGLEPSKEERATYLEQIWTPYHRTLQEELARLKAEFGYALLFDAHSIRSIIPHLFDGKLPDFNLGTFNGASCDPQLAAQLEAICARHGEYSHVLNGRFKGGHITRHYGNPAENIHAVQLELGQCTYMEEFEPFRYRADLAEPTRVVLKELLQGFLAWGKSRYAA is encoded by the coding sequence GTGGATAAGGTTCTGAGCTTCAAACAAGGTCGCGTGCCGCTGCTGATCAGCATGCCCCATGCAGGTCTGCGCCTGACGCCTGCGGTCGAGGCTGGGCTGATCCCGGATGCGAAAAGCCTGCCGGACACCGACTGGCATATTCCGCAGTTGTACGACTTTGCAGAAGAACTGGGCGCCAGCACTCTGGCCGCGCAATATTCACGTTTCGTCATCGACCTCAACCGGCCGTCCGACGACAAGCCGCTGTACGCTGGCGCCACCACCGGGTTGTATCCGGCGACCTTGTTCGACGGCATCCCGTTGTTCAAGGAAGGTCTGGAGCCTTCGAAAGAGGAGCGCGCGACCTATCTGGAACAGATCTGGACGCCGTACCACCGCACCTTGCAGGAAGAGCTGGCGCGGCTGAAGGCCGAGTTCGGTTACGCGCTGCTGTTCGACGCGCACTCGATCCGCTCGATCATCCCGCACCTGTTCGACGGCAAGCTCCCGGACTTCAACCTCGGCACCTTCAACGGCGCGAGCTGCGATCCGCAACTGGCCGCGCAACTGGAAGCCATCTGCGCGCGTCATGGTGAATACAGCCATGTGCTCAACGGTCGCTTCAAGGGCGGCCACATCACCCGTCATTACGGCAACCCGGCTGAAAACATCCACGCCGTGCAACTGGAACTGGGCCAGTGCACGTACATGGAAGAGTTCGAACCGTTCCGCTATCGCGCCGATCTGGCCGAGCCGACGCGGGTGGTGCTCAAGGAGTTGCTGCAAGGCTTCCTCGCCTGGGGCAAATCCCGCTACGCCGCCTGA
- the pip gene encoding prolyl aminopeptidase, with amino-acid sequence MQTLFPQIKPHARHDLAVDDTHTLYVDESGSPEGLPVVFIHGGPGAGCDAQSRRYFDPNLYRIVTFDQRGCGRSTPHASLENNTTWDLVADLERIRKHLGIDKWVLFGGSWGSTLALAYAQTHPERVHGLILRGIFLCRPQEIEWFYQAGASRLFPDYWQDYIAPIPVDERDDLLNAFHKRLTGNDQIAQMHAAKAWSTWEGRTATLRPNPLVVDRFSEPQRALSIARIECHYFTNNAFLEPNQLIRDMGKIAHLPGVIIHGRYDVICPLDNAWELHQAWPNSELQVIRDAGHAASEPGITDALVRAAGQMARRLLDLPPEEA; translated from the coding sequence ATGCAGACTTTGTTTCCGCAGATCAAACCACACGCCCGGCACGATCTGGCTGTCGATGACACGCATACGCTGTACGTCGACGAAAGCGGTTCGCCGGAAGGCTTGCCTGTCGTGTTCATCCACGGCGGCCCGGGTGCCGGGTGCGATGCACAGAGCCGCCGTTATTTCGATCCGAACCTGTACCGCATTGTTACCTTCGACCAGCGCGGCTGCGGACGCTCCACCCCGCACGCCAGCCTGGAAAACAACACCACCTGGGATCTGGTCGCCGACCTTGAGCGCATCCGCAAACACCTGGGCATCGACAAATGGGTGCTGTTCGGCGGCTCGTGGGGTTCGACCCTGGCACTGGCCTACGCGCAAACCCATCCGGAGCGCGTTCACGGTCTGATCCTGCGCGGGATCTTTCTCTGCCGTCCGCAGGAAATCGAGTGGTTCTACCAGGCCGGTGCCAGCCGTCTGTTCCCCGATTATTGGCAGGACTACATTGCGCCGATCCCAGTGGACGAGCGCGACGACCTGCTCAACGCTTTCCACAAGCGCCTGACCGGCAATGATCAGATCGCCCAGATGCACGCAGCAAAGGCCTGGTCGACCTGGGAAGGGCGCACCGCGACCCTGCGGCCGAACCCGCTGGTGGTCGATCGTTTCTCCGAACCGCAACGCGCCTTGTCGATTGCGCGGATCGAATGCCACTACTTCACCAACAACGCGTTCCTTGAGCCGAACCAACTGATTCGCGATATGGGCAAGATTGCTCACTTGCCCGGCGTGATCATCCACGGCCGTTACGACGTGATCTGCCCGTTGGATAACGCTTGGGAATTGCACCAGGCATGGCCGAACAGTGAGCTGCAAGTGATCCGCGATGCCGGTCACGCTGCGTCCGAACCCGGTATCACCGACGCATTGGTACGTGCCGCCGGTCAAATGGCCCGACGCCTGCTCGACCTGCCGCCCGAAGAAGCATGA
- the dtd gene encoding D-aminoacyl-tRNA deacylase, with translation MKGLLQRVRGARVEVAGEVVGAVDQGLLVLVAVEPDDTRASADKLLHKLLNYRVFSDAEGKMNLSLADVGGGLLLVSQFTLAADTKSGLRPSFSTAAPPALGEELFDYLLSKAKQVHGTVASGRFGADMQVHLVNDGPVTFLLQT, from the coding sequence ATGAAGGGGCTTTTACAACGCGTGCGTGGCGCGCGAGTCGAAGTGGCGGGAGAGGTGGTTGGCGCGGTCGATCAGGGTTTGCTGGTGCTGGTGGCGGTCGAACCCGACGACACGCGTGCCAGCGCCGACAAACTTCTGCATAAGCTGCTTAACTATCGTGTATTCAGTGACGCTGAGGGCAAGATGAACCTGTCCCTCGCGGATGTGGGCGGTGGGTTGCTGCTGGTCTCTCAGTTCACCCTCGCTGCCGACACCAAAAGCGGGTTGCGCCCGAGTTTCTCGACCGCCGCCCCTCCGGCGCTGGGCGAGGAATTATTCGACTATCTATTAAGCAAAGCGAAACAGGTGCATGGCACTGTGGCATCAGGTAGATTCGGCGCCGATATGCAGGTGCATTTGGTCAACGATGGCCCGGTTACCTTTTTGTTACAGACCTGA